The Pukyongia salina genome segment CCTTGTAAATAAAAAATTATGAGGTATCTGCTAATAGTCATTCTCATCGTTGGGCTTCTGGAAAACTGCTCGGGAAAGGATGATGATCCTGAGATCTACAACAACCAACTTCCGGTAAATCCACCCTCAAATATTGGATGCCCCGGAACGGTCTACCCTCCCTGGCGTTCGTCCAGTTACGTACTTCCCTACCCGGTTGGAGAAACTTATCAGGTCCATTTAAGTCATTGTAGTGGAAGTTTTCACAGCAAAGGCAGGCCAGACCAATTTGCAGTCGATTTCGGCATGGACATAGGATCATTGATCACAGCGAGTAGAGATGGTACCGTAGTGCATGTTGTAGAGAATGGAATTGATGGAGAATTTCCAAACAACCTTGTGGTAGTGAGACATTCAGACCATACCTATGCGCAGTATATGCATCTTACGCAATACGGGGCAATTCCGGAAGTGGGAGAATATGTTCAACAGGGGGACAGTATTGGTTTTAGCGGAGCAACGGGTCTGGCCGGTTATCCACATTTGCATTTTGTTGTAACACG includes the following:
- a CDS encoding M23 family metallopeptidase — translated: MRYLLIVILIVGLLENCSGKDDDPEIYNNQLPVNPPSNIGCPGTVYPPWRSSSYVLPYPVGETYQVHLSHCSGSFHSKGRPDQFAVDFGMDIGSLITASRDGTVVHVVENGIDGEFPNNLVVVRHSDHTYAQYMHLTQYGAIPEVGEYVQQGDSIGFSGATGLAGYPHLHFVVTRDQWEYPYESVPHNFKNTTANPRGPESRKPYTAKPY